The window TGGAAATTCCTGTTCCGCAAAACACGATATCTCCATCCCCTATCTCCCGGGCAGCAGCTACTGCCATCATTTCTCTCATTGTATAGTCTGCCATGGAATACTCCCGAATAGTTATTCTATTTGGATCATCTCCCAATGAGTTGGTCGATTGATCAGGGGTAAGGATTCCAGGGGTCAAGGGTTGGAGTTAAATTGACCGAAAAACAAATTTTTACAGAAAAATTCCTAACTCTTGGCACCGTCTCTTTATATAGACATACTTTAAAAACACTAAGAAGTAAGGGCAGAGAACACGCAAATTTTTATATCATCTGTATCGAGCCGTTTGCATTCACTTGAACCCTTGACCCCTTGGATCCTGGAACCCTATTCTCCGACTAAATTGGAGAAGAACCTTCTATTTCTCTCTTTATCTTCTATCTAGATTCTCCGCATACCCGGTAATGGGATCTGCCTTTATCATCTCCATTCGATCTTGGCCCACCAGATCAAGTAAGCCCTGGTGATTCTTTACACCGTAAATAAATTTTTCAAGATACTTCTGGTAACGAAGATCATCCACAGCATATTCCTTGTAATCATTCAGGTAAACCGGATCGTAATCATAATATCGATAATTGGCTGTTGGAAAAGCGCCAAAAGGAACATGCACAACCGCATCCACACAAAAAAATGGGATCTGGTTTTGATCCGGGTTTTTTCTTAACTCTTCAGATTCAACCAGTTCTTCGCAGGTGACAATAAGATGTTTTGCGGATTTTGCCTGTTCTATATCGGCAAAGGTGAGTCCTTCTATCCTGGTTGTCCCCTGTCGATCGGATTTTTGAACGTGAATGATGGTCACATCCGTATTGATGGCCGGGACCAGGACCACTTGGGTTGCATCGGTCCATGAAATAAAAGGGTTGTCTATCACCGTAAGTTTTTTGTCAGGTATCTTAACATCTGATTTTCTCAATTTCTCGGAAAAACCCCATTTGTCAATAATATCGGTCCCGAGTGAAGATCGAGTCGGCAGAAAAGGGACACCCATGGCACCCGCAAGAAATCGCAAAGTCATTTGGTAATTTGAATAGTCTTCCACGAGAATCGTTCCTTCTGTCACCGCCTTTTTAAACCGAATACATGTGGGTGCAAATCTGCCGCTTCCACCATAGGCAATTTCCAGTTTTGCCACACACCCCGCTCCGATAAGTTCATCAACGCCCTGGCCATTGGAATGGGCATAGAGATGGAGGCCTGTGATACCCTGCCGAATAATTTCATACACCGCAGCCATGGGGTTCCGGTTAATGGTGAATCCACCAATGGAAATATGGCTGTCATTGGTAATATACTGCTTTATGGCCTCCGACAGGTCCATTACTTTGTCAAACCCGGTGTTCATAAAAAGACTTCTCCTTTTTTTTTAACAACACGCCTACATAACAAAACCGGTAAATAAAGACACCTGGTGGAATTCATTGCCGGCAGGTCATCAATCTATAAACCCGATTCTGCAATCCACGCTTCCAGTGTCACCGGTTTAGCAATAAATCCGGATACGGGCTTCCATTCACATTGAGCGCTTAACTCCACCCCTTCGCTTATAATTGAAACCGGTCGATCTGAAGAAACGACCACCACCATAATGTGATCATGTTCAGCAGTGAATCTAAGAGCGGAATTATATCTCGCTCCCCGCGATCTGTCCTCCCCGGGAATGGCCCGTCCATCCAGCAGGCAGGCAAAGCCATGAAGGTTTAAATCAGTGGCGATATGCAGGGCACCGTCTATTTTTGACAGTGCTTTGGTCAAATCCAAAAGTTCCGGCTTTTGAAGATCAAGGGGCTTTTCGAGCTTCTGACCTGAAATAGCTATGGATTGCTCATTAAGATCAAGCACAATGGTGCAACCGTGTTTTCGCCTCTCGGCATGGTGAACAATCCCATAGATCACTTTAAAAAGAGTGCCTGCAAGTGATGAATCCATGTCAGCCTCAAGCAGTGCTTCTTCAACCTGGACCAGTTTTGCCTTATGGGTGGTTGATTCAAAACTGCCATCAGAAAAACTGCAAACTTCGCTGCCGTTAAGCTTTAAAAAACCGTGTATCCCCTGGAAATCGGCAGTGATATGAAACTTCGGTATTTCTCCTATGGCAATTCCCACCACCGTTTTTTCGTCAGATACCAGTTTTCGGTCAGAATACTCCACCGCCTGCAAAAGCTTGCGGATGTGCTTAAAATTTTCCAGGCTGGGTCGCTCCATTTCAGGAAATTTCACCACAAATTCCATGTCCTGAATGGTTTTCTTTTCCAGGAAAACCAGTTCACCCCTGGGCCACTGTCCTTCTTCCCTAGTTTTTGAAATACCCATTATTGCATTCAGAATCGGATAAACCCTGATCTGGGTATCCCATCCCAAAATGGCATTCATTTCATCGATTACATAATCACGAACTGCATGAGCTGCATATTCACGAAGAAAAGTGCCTGAAATTCCTGTATACAATTCTTCTTCATTGGCAATATCATGGGAAAAGCGCCAGGCAGCGTGTTCCAGCCACCGTTCGGTGGGACCGACACAGCACAAATCCGGATGATGCTCGGTAAACCACATTTGGTAAAAAACGGAACTGGAACGTCCACCATATGAGATGAGCCCTGCCAACTGCAGATTTTTCTCCGGGATCATATGGCTGAACTTTTTCCTGTCATTTGAAATCCCGGTGTTCATGCGCCAGGCATTGGAACCCAAATATAGTTCTTTGAATTTGGGTTCATGCCCATTAAGAAGATGCTGGGGGTCATAAATGCACACCGGGTCGTGAGGCGTTAGAGCATAAATAACCACGCTTCGGCTCGGACCGGAAAAATGGGAAAGACCGTCACATAATCCATCACTTGTTTCGGCAATACATCGGCAGGTGAATGCATCAGCAGACATTGACTCTCTCAACTAAAAAATGTAATCTTTTTACTCAAGTTTCGCACCCCGGTTTGGCGGAAAATAATGCCCTGACGGTACGTAAAATATAAAATCAAATTTGAATCGAAACGGTTATATTTTTTTCTGTAAGGGGATATGTGGATCATCTATTCCACCTTATCGCAGTGTCCGGATATTTGGGATATACAGTCCCGTTTATATTATTTATCAACGGATGGGCTTTATCCCAAATATCCGGACACGCTGCAACCGATTAAATTCATATCCCCTGGAAGAAAATAATATAACTGTCTCGATTCACACCTTGAACACGAATATGCGCTTTAAGAATTCTGGCTCCACCGTAGATAGGGGGTGCGAAACTTGAGTTTTTATTTTTTAAAAGGGTTGACCACGCTTACAATGGGCGTTCTTCATAAAGCGAAAATATTGTCTATGGCGTATAGCTATCGATCGGATAACATAATGGGGCGTAAAACTCAACTGGCTATGAATATTTGGAGAAAAATACACCCAGAACCGTGATACGGACTTGGTTTGAGTCATGATTTTTTTCAAGATTGTCATAAACTTTCATGGCTGATTGGGCACAGCGAAGCATGAAACCTAAGGTTCGACCTGGGAAATCACCTATTGGCCCGTTATCAGACATACCAATATTATATAGAAATGAACGTTCGGCAGCTGTCTCGTTTCAATGAGATTTGAGCCAGCCCCAGAGGACAGAATCCCACGGCGGCGTTGATCGCCTCTGCCTGCATCGGTTTAACTGAGAAGATAGGGGGTGTGTAGGATACCGATTTTATTCATCGCTCTGGTACCGGGCAAACAGGTGATTCCCCCGGTCGAAACGAACTAAGATTGAAAAACAACTGTTTGTTTCTAATGAATTATTTATAGCTAAAATATAGCTACATAATTGTTGACATTTTTTTTTAATTGCTGGTATGTACTCAAAACAAATTTTGGCATCATAGAACACTATTTTTTCTAAACATCGAGACTTTTAAAAAACGGTAAATGATATTCGACTTCAAGTCGACCGTCCTGAACTTTGAGTCTGTCGAAACAAAGGGGAAATCCCGCTCATCGGAGACGCAAAAATCGGATATAATGTGACGTTTTACAAAGGTCTCACATATTTTTCAGGAGGATGGTAAATGGATTTTGCTCTATCAAAAGAACTTGAAATGCTTAGAAAGGCGGTACGGGAATTTATGACCAAGAAGGTGGCACCGAATGCCGATGAATGGGATGCAAATCATTATCTGCCGTACAAAGAAGCCATGAAACCCATGGGAGAACTCGGCTTTTTCGGAACCGTAATACCGGAAGAATATGGCGGTGAGGAAATGGGATGGCTGGCGGCGATGATCGTCACCGAGGAAATTGCAAGGGTTTCAAGCTCTCTCAGGGTCCAGGTCAATATGCAAGTACTTGGTTGCGCCTTTACTATTTATAAATACGGCAGCGAGGAAATAAAGAAAAAATACATAGAAAAGCTTTGCACTGCCGAATATATCGGTGGATTTGGCATCACCGAGCCTGACGCAGGGTCCGATGTGATGGCCATGGCCTCCACGGCAGAAGATAAGGGTGATCACTGGCTTTTAAACGGTTCCAAGACCTGGATTTCCAACGCCAATTATGCGGATGTCGTCATTTATTATGCTTACACGGACCGGTCAAAAGGTTCCAAGGGTCTTTCCGCCTTTGTGGTTGAACTGAAGAATTTTAATGGTGTCAAGACATCCGGTCTGGATAAGATGGGATCTCATTCCTCGCCGACCGGTGAAATTTTCCTCGACAACACCAAGGTTCCCAAGGAAAATATTTTGGGGAAACCCGGCGATGGTGCCAAAATTGTATTTGGCTCCCTGAACCAGACAAGACTGTCCGCTGCTGCCGGTGCGGTCGGGCTTGCCCAGGCGTGCCTGGAATCGTCAACAAAATATTGCAATGAACGAAAGCAGTTCGGCAAACCCATCGGACAGTTTCAAATGAACCAGGATATGATTGCCCAGATGTCAACAGAGGTTGAAGCTGCAAGAATGTTGGTCTACAAGGCTGCTTGGGCAAAGGATCAGGGAAAACTCAACAACGGGCTGGATGTGGCACAGGCAAAATATTTTGCAGGTGAGGTGGCCACCAAATGTGCCAACTATGCCATGCGAATTTTCGGCGCTTACGGTTATTCCACCGAGTACCCCATAGCAAGATATTACCGGGATGTTCCCACTTATACCATGGTGGAAGGATCGGCCAACATCTGCAAGTGGATTATTGCTCTAGATCAGCTTGGCATCCGGAAAGCAAACAGATAACCGGCAGGTGGGGAATTGCAAAAATCGAACGCCAGAGGTGCAGCCTTCGGCAGTAAGGATCGTCAGTTAGTGACTTGAATAGCAAACTGGCGTTCTGGAAGCCAAAACCTTAATCCTCAGGCGAAACGTTCGTCAAAAGGAGTTTTGTTTTGGATAAAGAGATAGCGGAAAAAACAAAAAAGACCGCCGAGCTTTATTTTAAAGGGGTTAAGGATGAACGACCGTTTGAGCTCTGGCGAAGTTTTGACAAAGATCTTGCTAAGGATCTTTCTTTGTTTATTACAGGCAGGATGTATGCCAGGGAAAAAATACCACATAAAACTCGTCAACTCATTACCGTTGCAACCCTTACCGTACTCTCCCGCCTGGATGAACTGAAGCTTCACATTCAGGCATCCTTGAATGTCGGGTGTACACCGGAAGAAATCGCAGAAACCATATTTCAGACGTTTACCTATGCCGGGATACCAACGGTCAATGCCGCACTCAAGACGTTAAGATCGGTTCTTGAAGAAAAAGAAATATGGCCGTTGACAGATGAACCTTGATGATTTCGCCAAATGAGTATTTTTAAAATTGACGCTGCTTTTATAAAAGAGTATAGAAAATGGTAAATACCCAGACAGGCTAAAGCTGATAAAACAGCCACTACGCCTTCAGCCTTCTAACTAAACATCTGAAAGATCCTTTGGCGATGCCCTTCAAAGAGCTGAATAGACATTAAAAAATATACCAACAAATAAAATCGGGAGTTATGGACTATGAGACCTTATTTTGCAAAAATGACGGAATTTGGACACGAACTGAACAAAGGCCAGATATTAAGCAGTGAAGAAAATGTCAAACAAATCAAGGAAGTAGAGGCTGAGCTTAAAGAAGCTGTTGAAAAGGTCAAAACCGTTGGATTCCCTGAAGAAAAAATCAATGCACGTGGAATGATGACCGTGTGGCAGCGACTTCGATACCTGGTTGATCCTGGCACGTGGTGCCCGTTGCATACCCTTTATAACCCGGCCGAAAACGAGGAAGGGACCACCAATGTTTTTGACGGGCTGGGAAAAATATCCGGCAAGTGGGCGGTGATTATCGGTTTTGACAATAAGATTCTGGCCGGGGCATGGGTACCCGGACAGTACGAAAATATCCTGAGAGCAACGGATCTGTCAAAACGGCTCAACATTCCCCTGGTCTGGCTGGTAAACTGTAGTGGGGTAAAACTAACCGAGCAGGAAAAGTTCTATGCCAATCGACGGGGTGGTGGCACCACCTTTTTCCGGCACGCTGAGCTGGAGCAAGCCGGAATACCCATACTTGCGGCGATTTACGGTACAAATCCCGCCGGCGGAGGTTACCAGGGAATCAGCCCCACCATTCTTTTTGCCCATAAGAACTGCAATATTGCGGTCGGTGGGGGTGGAATACTGAGCGGAATGTCTCCCAAGGGACATTTTGACAAAGAAGGCGCCGAAGCGCTGATTGCTTCTGCAAAGCAGTTTAAGGTCGAGCCTCCTGGTTCCGCAAAGATTCATTATGATGAAACCGGCTTTTTCAGATATGTTTACGATGAAGAAACCCAGGTACTGGACGGAGTCAAGGATTATATGAAGGATATGCCTGCCTATAATCCCAAATTTTTCCGTGTTGCCGACCCCAAGCCCCCGAGGTTTCCCGCAGAAGACCTGTACCGGCTCATCCCCTTTAACCAGAAACAGATGTACAATTTTGACGAAGTGCTGGCACGTCTTGTTGACGGCAGTGAGCACATGGAATTCAGACCCGGTTACGGACCGGAGGTTTATACCGGCTTATGCAAAATCGACGGATACCTGGTTGGCTGCATCGGTAACCGTCAGGGTTTTCTGGGAGAAAATTACCCGGAATATGCAGACTATCCGGGTATCGGCGGAAAGCTTTACCGCCAAGGCCTTATCAAGATGAACGAATTTGTTACCCTTTGCGGTAGAGACAGGGTACCCATTATCTGGTTCCAAGATACTTCCGGTATTGATGTGGGAGACATTGCTGAACAGGCAGAACTTTTAGGACTGGGACAGGCCCTTATCTATTCCATACAGCAAACCGACGTTCCCCAGATGCTGATACTACTTAGAAAAGGAACCGCAGCCGCGCATTATATCATGGGAGGACCGACGGCAAATCGGCATAATGCCTTTACTCTTGGAATTGCAACCACGGAAGTTTATGTCATGCATGGCGAAACAGCCGCAGCTGCAAGTTTTTCCCGCAGACTGGTTAAGGAAAAGGATGCCGGCAGAGATCTGGACCCGATAATCGATAAAATGAATAAAATGGCACAGGAATATCACGACTACTCAAGACCCATTTACTGCGCCAAGCAGGGCTTTGCTGATGAAATTTCAACCATGAGTGATATGCGGAAATATTTGGCTGCTTTTGCAGGCGCCCTTTACCAGAACCCGAAATCGATCTGCCCCCTTCACCAGATGCTTTTACCAAGAAGTATTAAGGGATAAGGTTGAAGGCTGTTGGGGGAAGGTGCTTTTAAAGCCTTGTTCAGTGTAAAATCATGTTCCGCCAAAGTACGGCAATCGTGCCCTTTATACCCCTTCAGTCTAAGCCCCTTCAACCCTGCAAAAATGGAAAACCGGAAAAAAGCCCAACACTTGGTGCAGCTGGATGCAAGCGTCGCCGGACCGCTGTTTATGCTGTCCGCAGCATTGTTGTTTACCCTTCTCAATCTTTTAATCAAGTTGATCGGCCCGCAATTTACCATCTGGCACATTGGCTTTTACAGGTTCTTCGGTGGTATCATTGTTCTCTTTACCATCTTCGGACGCCACAGCAATCTTTACCGGGGAAATAACATCCGCCTGCTGATCATCCGGGGGTGTACCGGGTCTGTTGCCTTTATTTCCATAATCACGGCCATTCGTTTGCTTCCGGTATCCACGGCCCTGGTCATTTTCTATTCGTTTCCGGCCTTTGCCGCCATTTTCTCATTTCTGATTTATGGAGAGCGCATCGGAAAACATGAAATCATCTGCATTACCGTGGTCGTGATCGGTATCGGCATTCTGTTTGATTTTCAACTCACCGGTGGGCTTTTCGGGCAGGCCATCGCACTTGTGGGCGGTGCGTTTGCCGGTCTGACCGTCACGTTAATTAAGACGCTCCGGGAGAAAAACGGCCCTGTCATCATTTATCTATACTTCTGTACCATGGGTGCACTGGTGACCTTCCCCAAATTTGCCATGCACCCGATTCTGCCTTCCACACTCATTGAGTGGGTCATGGTTCTGGGAATCATCCTCGCTTCAGTAACGGCACAACTTCTAATGAACCAGGGCTTTTTCTATTGCAGTGGATGGGAAGGCGGGGTGTTCATGTCCAGCGAAGTCATTTTTACCGCTATAGTAGGTATTGCTTTTTTGGGAGATCCCGCCACCTGGCGTTTTTGGACAGGTGGTCTCATGATATTCGGCAGTGTGGTGGCCTTGAATCGGTTAAAATCCAATGGACAAAAAATTCCAAACCTTAAGGATTGAAACTTGAAATTAGAAAGCGGAAATTCGGGAAGAGTTTACGAGTTGGGTGTTTACAAACCGTCATAAGCGTTATCAGATATAATCCAGCATGACTTTGATAAGGCAATAGTAATAAATTAGCTTTTAAAAAGATTTACCACGGAGTTTCACGGAGAGACACTAAATTTTATTATCTGTGAAAGCTCCGTGTAAATCCGTGGTAAAAATATAAAGATCAAATTTCTAATTTCTATTTTTACCGGTCCGTGAATGGTTACCTATTTTCCTGATAATGAACCAGCCTGTTAATAGAATGAGAAGAATTCCGATCAACAGTACGGAAAATGCCAGCCAGGTAACATAAGTTCCCCGTTTGAGTAACTTGTACGGGTTCAAACTGGCCTCGATGACATTTCTGCCTAATTTTTTTCGATATTTCTCAGGAATATCTGCCAACCCATCACCATCGGTATCCGGAAAGCTTCGGATATACTCCATCACCGCTTTCCACTCCTTAAGCTCTTGAATCCCTGCTTTTTGTTTGTCCGAATCCAACCGCACGGTTTTTAAGTCATCAATGGGATTCCCTTTGCGATCTTTAGGGACGATATCCAGGACATGCCAGGTAAAGTCTCCGATTACCTTCAAAAACGTTGCATTGTAAATGTCGGCCCCAATCCGCAACAGGCTGTGATTTGATTCCGAGTAGTCCAAAAGGTGATAACCGTGTTCTACATCCCCTATCCGAATTTCGGTAATCCGGTCGAATATCATACGATACGGGTTGTAAGTAAACTGTATCCCCGATACCTGCAGGAAGTAGTCGCTGCCCTTCATCGGGTAAACGCTGGTTAGGATCTCTAAGGCTTTCTTTAATTCAGACGGATAAACGTAAATGGTAATCAACGGGTAACCCATGGTTTCAGCATGATCAAAGCCGATACCCAGAGGTATGGCACGAAATACATCGCACACCGCAATCTGGCCTGTTCTCCCTTTGACAATCGGATCCCGAATCACACCGTTGGAAATCATGGAAGCCACAACTTTGGTGGCAGGATCGGCCGCGTTATAATCGTTTTGGTTGATATACCATCGTATGGAATCCGCAATTAGATTTCCCAGGTTGGACTCCTCGGTTTTAAGGTAAAGATCAAAATCTGTTTCAGCAATAATTTGGCTGAAGGTCAGGCCCTCTTCATATAGAATCTGGCGATTGATATCCGTCTTGAACGCTTCAATCTCTTTGGAAACCTCGGTATCGCCCTTAATCTGATCATCAATATTCACCAGTTTGTAATTTTTTAGAAAAACCTGACCGTCATTATAAGCGATGTCCATTACACCCAATTGCTTGCCGTATGCCCATGCCTGAACAATAATGGTGTCGTTGACCAATAACGCCCTTTCTATTTTCGTATGGGTATGCCCGCTGATAATGATATCAATCCCGTCTACCTCCCTGGCCAGAATTTCATCTTCCGAGCGCTTTTTATTTTCCCATAACCCGCTGTGAGACAAACAAATCACCATATCAGCCTTTTCGGTTTCTCGTAGAACCTTAACCATTCTTTGTGCCACTGTAACCGGGTCATCAAAGGTAACCGGTGATGCAAAGGGAGCAACTTCGGCTGCGTTCTTTCCCATTAGGCCGAAAACACCGATCCGGAGTCCCGTTTTTTCCAGCATAAGATACGGTTTGACAATTCCGCGGGTAAATATTTTTTCCAGGGAATCATCTTTTTTGCTTTCTTGGCTGAAAACCGCATTGGAAAGAACCAACGGAGGGATCTGCCTGAATTGATGAGCGGTCCCTAATATTCGTGCAAGTCCGCCCGGTTTCAAATCAAATTCATGATTTCCGAGAGTGACCGCATCATATCCCATCATGCTCAAAAGTCTCAATTCAAAGGAGTGCTCTCTACTGAGCATATGAAACAACGATCCCATCAAAAAGTCACCGGCATCAACAACCAGCACCGGGTTCTGGCGATTTTGTTTAACCGTTTTGATCACAGTTGCAATTCTGGCCAGCCCGCCGATGGTTTCATCATCTCCGCTAATAGAAGGAGTATAGGCAATGTTCGGCGAAGCCCCTAAAAAATGAGAATGCAGATCGTTTGAATGAACGATTGTCAATGCTTTTTCAGCTGATAGGGTTGGTTGTGATATCATCATCAATAAAAACGGCACCAGATAAGTGAATAAACGCTTCATATTAAAATTCCCTACTTTTCTATTTGATGACTTTTATCACCATAAATCCGACTCTGCTTCTTTTTATCAGCAGCTGGATGGTTTCTCCTTTGCTAATTTTTCGCATCTTCTGGTGGTAATCATTCAGTGTTGAAACCGGCCGGCGATTAATTTCCTTGATAAGATCTCCCTGACGGATTCCGGCTTGCTCCGCTTTGCTGCCCTCTTTGACGCCGGTAACAATCACACCCTTTTCGCTTTCCTCATACCCCAATTGTCTTGCTGTTTCCGGATTCAGCTCCGAAGCCATCAGGCCCAGCCCGTTTGAGCTTTCAGTTTTTTTACTGACCAGCGATTCGTCATCCTGTCTTTTGGCTATCTTGATATACAGCGTTTTTTCCCTACCGTCTCTGATTAACAGTATGGCTATCTTTTTCCCAACGGCAATACCTGCGATTGTGCTGGAAAGTTCATGTGCGGTCGGAACCGGTTTGCCATCTATCTTAACGATAATGTCTTTGGCTTTTACTCCCCCTTTATCGGCGGGATCACCTGCAAAAACATGGGTGACCAAAACGCCTTTTTTATTCTTAACCTTGTAGTATTCTGCAAGTTCAGGCGTCAGGTCCTGAATAGCCACACCCAGCCAGCCGCGGGTCACCTCACCGCTCGCTTTCAACTGTGCAACAATTCCATCAGCCATATTAATTGGGATGGCAAATCCGATACCCTGTCCGCTGGCGATGATCGCCGTATTAATACCCACAACCTCCCCTTTCATATTTAAAAGCGGTCCCCCGCTGTTTCCAGGATTGATGGAAGCATCCGTCTGAATAAAATCGTCATACGGACCGGAACCCAGGATACGTCCCTTGGCGCTGACGATTCCTGCGGTAACGGTCTGCTCAAGTCCGAAAGGACTTCCGATGGCCACCACCCAGGTGCCGACTTTGAGAACATCCGAATTGCCCATTTTCAGTGGCACCAAGTCCGAAGAAGCATCAATCTTTATGAGGGCCAGATCGGTTTTGGGATCGCGGCCGACTATCTTTGCATCAAACTCTTTTTCATTTGCCAGTTTAACCTTTATCTGGTCTGCATTTTCCACCACATGATTGTTGGTCACAATATACCCTTTACGGTCAATGATGAAACCAGACCCCAAACTGCGCTGTTTAAATTCCCGTTGCGGATCCTGCCTCATAAATGGCTCTAAAAAATCCCTAAACCGATCATTGTCGCCAAAGGGTTTTCCAAAAAAATGACGAAAGACACGTCCCCCCCCTTTTACAATTTTTACTGTCCGGATATTCACCACTCCTGGTTTGGCTTTTTGTGCCAACTCAGTAAAATTATTTGGAATCATGGTGATCTGATCAGAGGCTTTTGATAATGCCGTATGTGGTGCCAATCCCAATAAAAGCACTACAAAAGATAAAGCCATAATACATGTGGTTATTTTTTTTGCTATTTTCATTTTTTTAACCTCCGTAATCCTGATTAATATTTGGTATAAATCGAATGTGTTAATAACAAACAATTTTAGCATTTTTTACAAAATGTCAATTTATAATGTGGCTACTGCGTCTTTGGTGGTGTTTTTAACCCGGTACATGGTTTTATCCGCCAGAATAAGGAGATCTTTAATGGTGTCGGCATCCCCGGGGTACATGGCAATTCCAAAGCTGGCCGTCACCCTGACCGGCCGGGATTCAGATTGCAGGTAGCTCGTTTCTCTGATTGAAGAGAGAATTTTTTCAGTTTGCTTTTTAGCTTCTTGTTTATCACTACCCGGTAAAATAATAACGTATTCATCCCCTCCGTACTTAACCAGGATACCTTTTTCCGGAAGACAGTCCGTAATGGTCTGTCCAACTTCTTTCAACATTTTGGTGCCAAGCAGGTGGCCGTGAAAATCCACCACTGTTTTAAAATTGTCTATATCAACAAAAACAACTGCAAATTCTGTTTGTTGGGGGATTGAATTTTCAATCAATTCTCCGATAATTTGATGCAAATAGCGTGCGT is drawn from Thermodesulfobacteriota bacterium and contains these coding sequences:
- a CDS encoding 5'-nucleotidase C-terminal domain-containing protein — protein: MKRLFTYLVPFLLMMISQPTLSAEKALTIVHSNDLHSHFLGASPNIAYTPSISGDDETIGGLARIATVIKTVKQNRQNPVLVVDAGDFLMGSLFHMLSREHSFELRLLSMMGYDAVTLGNHEFDLKPGGLARILGTAHQFRQIPPLVLSNAVFSQESKKDDSLEKIFTRGIVKPYLMLEKTGLRIGVFGLMGKNAAEVAPFASPVTFDDPVTVAQRMVKVLRETEKADMVICLSHSGLWENKKRSEDEILAREVDGIDIIISGHTHTKIERALLVNDTIIVQAWAYGKQLGVMDIAYNDGQVFLKNYKLVNIDDQIKGDTEVSKEIEAFKTDINRQILYEEGLTFSQIIAETDFDLYLKTEESNLGNLIADSIRWYINQNDYNAADPATKVVASMISNGVIRDPIVKGRTGQIAVCDVFRAIPLGIGFDHAETMGYPLITIYVYPSELKKALEILTSVYPMKGSDYFLQVSGIQFTYNPYRMIFDRITEIRIGDVEHGYHLLDYSESNHSLLRIGADIYNATFLKVIGDFTWHVLDIVPKDRKGNPIDDLKTVRLDSDKQKAGIQELKEWKAVMEYIRSFPDTDGDGLADIPEKYRKKLGRNVIEASLNPYKLLKRGTYVTWLAFSVLLIGILLILLTGWFIIRKIGNHSRTGKNRN
- a CDS encoding DegQ family serine endoprotease, translated to MKIAKKITTCIMALSFVVLLLGLAPHTALSKASDQITMIPNNFTELAQKAKPGVVNIRTVKIVKGGGRVFRHFFGKPFGDNDRFRDFLEPFMRQDPQREFKQRSLGSGFIIDRKGYIVTNNHVVENADQIKVKLANEKEFDAKIVGRDPKTDLALIKIDASSDLVPLKMGNSDVLKVGTWVVAIGSPFGLEQTVTAGIVSAKGRILGSGPYDDFIQTDASINPGNSGGPLLNMKGEVVGINTAIIASGQGIGFAIPINMADGIVAQLKASGEVTRGWLGVAIQDLTPELAEYYKVKNKKGVLVTHVFAGDPADKGGVKAKDIIVKIDGKPVPTAHELSSTIAGIAVGKKIAILLIRDGREKTLYIKIAKRQDDESLVSKKTESSNGLGLMASELNPETARQLGYEESEKGVIVTGVKEGSKAEQAGIRQGDLIKEINRRPVSTLNDYHQKMRKISKGETIQLLIKRSRVGFMVIKVIK